The genomic stretch CTCCTCGTCGACGGCAACGCGGAGCGTTCCGCCGAGACGGCGGCCCTGCTCGCGGCGGTCGGCGTCGAGACGGCCGCGCTGGCTGACGGGAACGAGGCGCTGCAGCGGTTGCGGGACGACGCCTTCGCGGCGGTCGTCGTCGCCCCGGAGCTGGCCGACCAGAGCGGCCTCGAGCTCCTCGAACTGATCAAGCGGGACCCCTCGCTCGATGAGATCCCGGTGATCGCCTCGATGCCCGCCTCGGCCTCGAAGAAGGACGACAACCACTTCAAGCGGCTCGGCCGGACGATGAACCTGAAGGAGATCCACTCCCCGGAGCGGCTCCTCGACGCCGTCCTGCTGACGCTCCACCGGCCCGTCGCCGACCTGCCGGAGCCCCACCGCTCCGCCATCCAGCGCCTCCACGAGGCCGAGGAGGTGCTGCAGGGGAAGAAGATCCTGATCGTCGACGACGACATCCGGAACATCTTCGCGATGACGAGCCTGCTGGAGCGCTACCACATCGAGACCTTCTCCGCCGAGACGGGCCGCATCGCGCTGGAGCGGCTCCACGAGCTGAGCGAAGTCGACGCCGTCCTCATGGACATCATGATGCCCGACATGGACGGCTACGACACGATGCGGGCGATCCGCAAGTTCGGCCGCTTCCGGACGCTGCCGCTCATCGCGGTGACGGCGAAGGCGATGAAGGGGGACCGCGAGAAGTGCATCGACGCCGGGGCCTCCGACTACCTCGCGAAGCCGGTCGACAGCTCCGAGCTCCTCTCCATGCTCCGCCTCTGGCTGCACCGCTAGGAACCGATGATCGAGAACCCCGACATCCCGGCCGCCCGGACGGGTGAGGCCTCCTTCCCGTCCGGGGATTTCCCGGAGGAGAAGGCGAGCATCCTGATCGTCGACGACCGCGAGGACAAGCGCCTCGCGATCTCGACGGTGGTGGCCGAGCTGGGGCAGAACGTGGTCCAGGCGATCTCGGGACGGGACGCGCTCCGGTGCCTCCTCCAGCAGGACTTCGCCGTCATCCTCCTCGACGTGAACATGCCGGGGATGGACGGCTTCGAGACCGCCTTCCTCATCCGGCAGCGGAAGCGGCTGGAGAACGTCCCGATCATCTTCGTCACCGGGATCAGCGACACGGAGAACCACGTCTCCCGGGGCTATTCCCTCGGCGCCGTCGACTACATCCTGACCCCCGTCGTCCCCGAGGTGCTCCGGGCCAAGGTCTCGGTCTTCGTCGAGCTCTTCAAGGCGACCCAGCAGATCCGCCGCCAGGCCGAATACCTCCGCATCGCCCGGGACGACCTCGAGGTCCGCGTCCGGCAGCGGACCGCCGAGCTCGGCGTGGCGAACGATTCCCTCCGCAGCGAGATCGCCGAGCGCCACCGGGCCGAGGGCGAGGTGCGGAAGCTGAACGGCGAGCTGGAGGACCGCATCCGGGAGCGGACGGCCGAACTCGTCGCCGCCAACGGCGAGCTGGAGACCTTCACCTACTCGATCGCCCACGACCTCCGCGCCCCCCTGCGCCAGATCCACGGCTACGCCCAGATCCTGGAGGAGGATTGCGCCGAAAGCCTCTCCCCCGAGGGGCTCCACTACCTCCACCGGATCAGCCAGCGCGGGCGGGACATGGGCCAGATGGTCGACGACCTGCTGAAGCTCTCCCTCATCTCCAAGCAGGAATTCGAGCGGAAGGAAATCTCCCTGGAGACCCTGCTCCAGGAGGCCCGCAACGCCCTGCAGCCGGAGACCGAGGGGCGGCGGATCGAGTGGACGGGGACGGCCCTCCCTCCGGCCTCGGTCGGCGCGACCCTGATGCGGCAGGTCTTCGTCAACCTCCTCTCCAACGCGATCAAATACAGCCGCCCCCGCGATCCCGCCCGGATCGAGACCGGGGTGACGCGGCGGGACGGGGAGGAGGTCATCTTCATCCGGGACAACGGGGTCGGCTTCGACATGAAGCTGGCCGACCGCCTCTTCGGGGTCTTCCAGCGCCTCCATTCCTCGCAGAACTTCGAGGGGACCGGCGTCGGCCTCGCCCTCGTCGCCCGGATCATCCGGCGGCACGGGGGGCGGATCTGGGCCGAGAGCGAGATCGACCGGGGGGCGACTTTCTATTTCACCCTCGGCAACGAGAAGTTACCCGACAAACAAGAGCTTCCAAAACGGTAGGTTTCAGGCATCATGAGGGATACCTCCTGAAAGAGGATTCCCGTGGAAACCGAACGCTACACCGTCCTGCTAGGGGACGATTCCGAGGACGACCGTCTCTTCATGCGGCGCATCCTTCGTCGCATCCCCGAGATTGCCGTGGTGAAAGAGGCGCAGAGCGGCGACGAGGTCATCTCCTACCTGAGCGGCCTCCCCCCCTTTTCCGACCGGCAGCTCCATCCCCTTCCCGATCTCCTGATCCTCGATCTCAAGATGCCGTGCAAGACCGGCCACGAGGTGCTCCGGTGGCTGACCGCGAACGGCATCGAGGGGATCGGCGTCATCATCGTCTCGGGCTCCTCCCTCCCGGAGGACATCGCCGCCAGCCTGGCGCTGGGCGCCGCCGCCTATCATCGCAAGAGCGCCGAGAAGGAAGACCAGGCCCAGCTGATCGAGAAGGTCGGGATCGCCCTGAGCCGGAAGCGGATCTCGACGGGTTGAGCGCCTTCGGCTCCTCCTCACGCCCCTCATGATTGCCGAAGCGGGAAGCCGCGCCGTTTTCTCGGCGGGCGATGTCTATCCGGCCGCCTGCGCCGCCTTCCTCGGCCTCGCCTCGCTCAACGTCCTGATGCTGCAACGGCTGTGGCTGTGGCGGATCAGCGTGGCGACGACCGAGTACGGCCATTGGCTCGCGCTGCCGACGGCGGGGTTGGTGATCGCCGGGGGGTTCCTCCTGGCGGGCGGCTTTGGATTCAGCGCCGGGATCGGCCTCGCCCTGGCGGGAGCGGCGCTCTTTCTTTTCCTAGTGCCGCTGCGGCAGGCCCGGCGCGTCGCCGCCCGCTTGCCTTCGGAGATGGCGGAGGCCTTTGGTTTACCCTTTGACGGCGCGGCGCTCCCCGCGCCCTTTTCCTGGCGGGTCCTCGCCTTCGGGCGGCGGACGCCGCAGGGGAAGGCCGAGGTCTTTTCTTATGCGGCGCGCGGGGAGAAGACCCTCCGCCTGGTTTTTTATCGGGCGTCGTCGGCCGACGGCGGCGCGGTGCCGTGCGTCGTCCAGGTCCACGGCGGCGGGTGGAGCAGCGGCTCCCCGGAGGAGGGGGCCGAGTTCAACCGCTTCCTGGCCCGGCGCGGTTATGCCGTTGCTTCGGTTGAGTATCGCCTCGCCCCCGGCGCGATCTGGCCCGCCTCCCGCGACGATCTCCTGGAGGCGCTCCGCTGGCTGAAGGGACATGCGGCCGAACTGGGGATCGATCCCGGCCGCCTCGTCCTCTTCGGCCGTTCGGCCGGGGGGCAGGTCGCCGAGGTCACGGCGTGCGTCGCCGACGATCCCGCGATCCGGGGCTGCATCGCGCTCTACGCGCCCTCCGACATGCACTTCTCCTACCGGTATGCGAAGCCGGGGGACATCCTCGACTCGCCGCGGCTGCTGATCGATTACCTCGGCGGCACGCCCGAGGCGGTGCCGGAGCGGTATGACGACGCCTCCTCGCGGGCCCGGCCGGGGACGCCTCCGATGCTCCTCCTCCACGGGCGGCACGACCCCCTCGTCTGGTTCCTCCAGAGCGAGCGTTGGGCGGCGAAGCTGCGCCGGGCGGGGGTGCCGCATGCCTTTCTCGACCTGCCCTGGGCGACCCATGCGTTCGACTACGACCGCCGGACGCCGGGAGGGCAGATTGCGGCTTATGCGGTCTGCCATTTCCTGGCGGCTGTGACGAGACGCTAGCGAAGCCGAGGCGGCTTGGCGCCTACCACTTCACGTTCGCCGCGACGCCGTAGGTGCGGGGCGCGCCGGAGATCTGCGCGTTGAGCCCGGAGTCGATCAGGACGCTGTACCGGGCGTTGGCGAGGTTCTCCCCGTAGACGTAGACCGACCAGCAGTCGGAGGGGGACTCGTAGCCGAGTTTCGTCCCGACGATGCCGTAGGCGTTCTGGCGGTATTGGAGCTGGTTCAGGGCGCTGTAATCGGTCTGGCCGAGGCCCCGGACATCGGCATGGGTCATCCAGCCGCAGGGGTGGCGGTAGGTTCCCTCCAGGAGGTAGGTGGTGCGGGGGACGTAGGGGACGTTGTATCCGCTGATGTCGATCCCGGTGGCGCTGTCGCGGTTGTGGACGAAGGTGGAGAGAGTGTATCCGGCGCTGCCGTGGAAGACGAGGCCGTCGACCGGCTCGACGGAGAGGTCGTACTCGGCCCCGCGCGAGGCGACTTCGGGGGCGTTGTCGACGTCGCTGTTCGGGTAGTTGTTCCGCTCCAGCTGGTAGGCGTAGGTCTCGTTCCAGAAGAGGGTGGCGCGGGTCTTCAGGCGGTGGCCCCAGCCCTCGTAGCGCGCCCCGATCTCGTTCGCCCACGTCCGTTCGCTGGCGTAGGGCTTCATGTTCGCCTGGGAGGGGAAGGGGGCGTAGCCGCCGGGGCGGAAGGCGAGGGCGGTGGAGGAGAAAACGGTGGTCTGGTCGTCGACCTTGTACTCGCCCTCGAGCTTCGGCGCGACGTTCAGCCACATGTGCCGTTCCCGGTCGGTCGAGGCCGAGAGGGGCGTCGTCCCGAAGTAAAGGGCGTCGGCGCGGTCGCCTCCCTTGTCGTCGCCCTGGAAGCGGTTGGAGAAGGTGAGGGAGAAGGGCTCCGAAGGGCGGACGGTGACGGCGCCGAAGGCGGCGTAGGTGTCGTAGTCGGCGTGGATGAGGGTGTGGGCCGTCGTCGTCGAGGTGACGGTGTCGGCGGAGGCGGCGAAGTCGATGTGCTGGGTGAAGAGGCCGCCCGACCAGGAGAACGGCTCCTTGTCGGCGTCCTTCGAGGCGATGCGGAGTTCCTGGGTGTATTGCTGCTCGTGGGTGCGGGCGGTGGAGAGGGTGCTCGACCCGCCGAAGCCGAGGTCGAGGAAGCTCGGGTCGAGGTCGGCGGAGCGGTGGCTGCTGACGAAGGTGACGACGACGTCGTCCCCGTCGTAGCGGCTCCGCACCGATTGGAGGCCCTTTTGGAGGTCGGTATGGCCGTCGACCCGGTCGGGGATCAGGTCGTGGGGGGCGCTGAGGGGGGTGAAACGCTGGATGCCGTCGTTGTCGTCGGCCTGGGTGACGTTGAGGTCGACGGTCCATTCCTTCGTCGGGGTCCAGCGGAGGGCGATGCGCCCGCTGAATTCCTCCCGCTTGTCGGGATGGGTGTTGAGGACGGGGTTCGTGAGGTAGCCTTCCTGTGAGGTGTAGTGGCCGGAGACGAGGAGGGAGAGGTCGGTCCCCTTGATTCCCTCAGTGAATTCGCCGAAGGCGGCGCGGCTGCCGTAGGTGCCGTATTCGGTCGAGAAGCGCGAGCTGAAGACCGGCTTCGGCTGGCTCTGCGTCATCTCGATCACGCCGCCGGGGGAGTTCTGCCCGTAGAAGCCCGCCTGCGAGCCGGGCCGGAGCCGGAGGGACTGGAGCGAGTAGGGGTCGAGGGTGTTGAAGATCGGGGTC from Verrucomicrobium sp. GAS474 encodes the following:
- a CDS encoding ATP-binding protein, encoding MIENPDIPAARTGEASFPSGDFPEEKASILIVDDREDKRLAISTVVAELGQNVVQAISGRDALRCLLQQDFAVILLDVNMPGMDGFETAFLIRQRKRLENVPIIFVTGISDTENHVSRGYSLGAVDYILTPVVPEVLRAKVSVFVELFKATQQIRRQAEYLRIARDDLEVRVRQRTAELGVANDSLRSEIAERHRAEGEVRKLNGELEDRIRERTAELVAANGELETFTYSIAHDLRAPLRQIHGYAQILEEDCAESLSPEGLHYLHRISQRGRDMGQMVDDLLKLSLISKQEFERKEISLETLLQEARNALQPETEGRRIEWTGTALPPASVGATLMRQVFVNLLSNAIKYSRPRDPARIETGVTRRDGEEVIFIRDNGVGFDMKLADRLFGVFQRLHSSQNFEGTGVGLALVARIIRRHGGRIWAESEIDRGATFYFTLGNEKLPDKQELPKR
- a CDS encoding response regulator, producing METERYTVLLGDDSEDDRLFMRRILRRIPEIAVVKEAQSGDEVISYLSGLPPFSDRQLHPLPDLLILDLKMPCKTGHEVLRWLTANGIEGIGVIIVSGSSLPEDIAASLALGAAAYHRKSAEKEDQAQLIEKVGIALSRKRISTG
- a CDS encoding alpha/beta hydrolase, which codes for MIAEAGSRAVFSAGDVYPAACAAFLGLASLNVLMLQRLWLWRISVATTEYGHWLALPTAGLVIAGGFLLAGGFGFSAGIGLALAGAALFLFLVPLRQARRVAARLPSEMAEAFGLPFDGAALPAPFSWRVLAFGRRTPQGKAEVFSYAARGEKTLRLVFYRASSADGGAVPCVVQVHGGGWSSGSPEEGAEFNRFLARRGYAVASVEYRLAPGAIWPASRDDLLEALRWLKGHAAELGIDPGRLVLFGRSAGGQVAEVTACVADDPAIRGCIALYAPSDMHFSYRYAKPGDILDSPRLLIDYLGGTPEAVPERYDDASSRARPGTPPMLLLHGRHDPLVWFLQSERWAAKLRRAGVPHAFLDLPWATHAFDYDRRTPGGQIAAYAVCHFLAAVTRR
- a CDS encoding TonB-dependent receptor plug domain-containing protein is translated as MISLPTPLRARWIGGTLLSFLSFADCDLGRAEDHVSSVEPVIVTAQAPAAGESTDAGAHATPLSDTRLDRREFDTFQIRSLTDLDAIAPNLVTHSGGNRELNSISGMRGMMNSLSFTDPAIVYYVDDVPASTPIFNTLDPYSLQSLRLRPGSQAGFYGQNSPGGVIEMTQSQPKPVFSSRFSTEYGTYGSRAAFGEFTEGIKGTDLSLLVSGHYTSQEGYLTNPVLNTHPDKREEFSGRIALRWTPTKEWTVDLNVTQADDNDGIQRFTPLSAPHDLIPDRVDGHTDLQKGLQSVRSRYDGDDVVVTFVSSHRSADLDPSFLDLGFGGSSTLSTARTHEQQYTQELRIASKDADKEPFSWSGGLFTQHIDFAASADTVTSTTTAHTLIHADYDTYAAFGAVTVRPSEPFSLTFSNRFQGDDKGGDRADALYFGTTPLSASTDRERHMWLNVAPKLEGEYKVDDQTTVFSSTALAFRPGGYAPFPSQANMKPYASERTWANEIGARYEGWGHRLKTRATLFWNETYAYQLERNNYPNSDVDNAPEVASRGAEYDLSVEPVDGLVFHGSAGYTLSTFVHNRDSATGIDISGYNVPYVPRTTYLLEGTYRHPCGWMTHADVRGLGQTDYSALNQLQYRQNAYGIVGTKLGYESPSDCWSVYVYGENLANARYSVLIDSGLNAQISGAPRTYGVAANVKW